A region of Sphingomonas sp. DNA encodes the following proteins:
- a CDS encoding 2Fe-2S iron-sulfur cluster binding domain-containing protein: MTRVRFISADGVTVQEVDAPAGERLLDIAQHAGQPLEGTCEGQMACSTCHVIVEAEDFARLPRASEEEEDMLDLASHVTRHSRLSCQIWLTGELERITVRIPGGVRNMQGR, translated from the coding sequence ATGACGCGGGTCCGCTTCATCTCGGCGGACGGCGTCACGGTGCAGGAGGTGGATGCGCCCGCCGGCGAGCGGCTGCTCGACATCGCCCAGCATGCCGGCCAGCCGCTGGAGGGCACGTGCGAGGGGCAGATGGCCTGCTCGACCTGCCACGTCATCGTCGAGGCGGAGGATTTCGCCAGGTTGCCGCGCGCCAGCGAGGAGGAGGAGGACATGCTGGACCTCGCCTCCCACGTCACGCGCCATTCGCGCCTGTCCTGCCAGATCTGGCTCACCGGGGAACTGGAGCGGATCACCGTTCGTATTCCCGGCGGGGTCCGCAACATGCAGGGGCGCTAG
- the mtgA gene encoding monofunctional biosynthetic peptidoglycan transglycosylase, with product MARAGKRKRGWFGRLAGWLIKAVLIFLVGSLLWVLAYRFVNPPVTATQLADMVGGNGATRVWMPIERIDRNMVRAAIAGEDGKFCSHSGFDREAIEAAFRRNMAGGSVLRGGSTISQQTAKNAFLWQGGGYVRKGLEAWFTFLIEHLWSKQRIMEVYLNVAETGIGTYGVNAGAMRYFNHDASRLSPQEAARIAAVLPLPKRRAAVAPRGFTRRYGGMIQARMGVVRRDGLDGCVYGP from the coding sequence ATGGCGCGGGCGGGGAAGAGGAAGCGCGGCTGGTTCGGCCGGCTGGCGGGATGGCTGATCAAGGCCGTCCTGATCTTCCTTGTCGGCTCCCTGCTGTGGGTGCTCGCCTATCGCTTCGTGAACCCGCCGGTCACGGCGACGCAGCTTGCCGACATGGTCGGCGGCAATGGCGCGACGCGGGTGTGGATGCCGATCGAGCGGATCGACCGCAACATGGTGCGCGCCGCGATCGCCGGGGAGGACGGCAAGTTCTGCAGCCATTCGGGCTTCGACCGCGAGGCGATCGAGGCCGCGTTCCGGCGCAACATGGCGGGCGGCTCCGTGCTGCGCGGCGGCTCGACGATCAGCCAGCAGACCGCCAAGAACGCCTTTCTGTGGCAAGGCGGCGGCTATGTCCGCAAGGGGCTGGAGGCCTGGTTCACCTTCCTGATCGAGCATCTGTGGAGCAAGCAGCGGATCATGGAGGTCTATCTCAACGTCGCCGAGACCGGCATCGGCACCTATGGCGTCAATGCCGGGGCGATGCGCTATTTCAACCATGACGCGTCGCGGCTCAGCCCGCAGGAGGCGGCGCGGATCGCCGCCGTCCTGCCGTTGCCCAAGCGCCGCGCGGCGGTGGCCCCGCGCGGCTTCACCCGGCGCTATGGCGGGATGATCCAGGCCCGGATGGGCGTGGTGCGGCGGGATGGCTTGGACGGGTGCGTTTACGGACCCTAG
- a CDS encoding deoxyhypusine synthase: MTDSPVNDTRKAELLATQVEHIDIKSFDARPIVESMRKMSFSSRDLGRATDIYNQMLADKDCSVILVIAGSTSAGGCMDLYADLLANNMIDAVVATGATIVDMDFLEALGFKHYQANEVPDDDTLRSLYIDRIYDTYIDEEQLQHVDHTIFEIAETLEPKAYSSRAFIREMGRYLQTHGKKDNSLVKLAFEHDVPIFCPAFTDSSAGFGLVKHQVDAMKAGKPYLTIDSIADFRELTDIKIKAGTTGLLMIGGGVPKNFVQDTVVCAEILGHDDVEVHKYAVQITVADVRDGACSSSTLQEAASWGKVSTALEQMVFAEATTVLPLLASDAYHRGHWKTRAKRAFGKLFD, translated from the coding sequence ATGACCGACTCCCCCGTGAACGACACCCGCAAGGCGGAGCTGCTCGCGACGCAAGTCGAGCATATCGACATCAAGAGCTTCGACGCGCGCCCGATCGTGGAATCGATGCGCAAGATGAGCTTCTCCAGCCGCGATCTCGGCCGGGCGACCGACATCTACAACCAGATGCTCGCCGACAAGGACTGCTCGGTCATCCTGGTGATCGCCGGCTCGACCTCGGCGGGCGGCTGCATGGACCTCTATGCCGACCTGCTCGCCAACAACATGATCGACGCCGTCGTCGCCACCGGCGCCACCATCGTCGACATGGATTTCCTGGAGGCGCTGGGCTTCAAGCATTACCAGGCGAACGAGGTGCCGGACGACGACACCTTGCGCTCGCTCTATATCGACCGGATCTACGATACCTATATCGACGAGGAGCAGCTCCAGCACGTCGATCACACCATCTTCGAGATCGCCGAGACGCTGGAGCCGAAGGCCTACAGCTCCCGCGCGTTCATCCGCGAGATGGGCCGTTATCTCCAGACGCACGGCAAGAAGGACAACAGCCTGGTCAAGCTCGCTTTCGAGCATGACGTGCCGATCTTCTGCCCGGCCTTCACCGACAGCTCGGCGGGCTTCGGCCTCGTCAAGCATCAGGTAGACGCGATGAAGGCGGGCAAGCCCTATCTTACCATCGACAGCATCGCCGATTTCCGCGAGCTGACCGACATCAAGATCAAGGCGGGCACCACCGGCCTCCTGATGATCGGCGGCGGCGTGCCGAAGAATTTCGTGCAGGACACGGTCGTGTGTGCCGAGATCCTCGGCCATGACGACGTCGAGGTGCACAAATATGCGGTGCAGATCACCGTCGCCGACGTGCGCGACGGCGCCTGCTCCTCCTCCACCCTCCAGGAGGCGGCGAGCTGGGGCAAGGTCTCCACCGCGCTCGAGCAGATGGTGTTCGCCGAGGCGACGACGGTGCTGCCGCTCCTCGCCAGCGACGCCTATCATCGCGGCCACTGGAAGACCCGCGCCAAGCGCGCCTTCGGCAAGCTGTTCGACTGA
- a CDS encoding alpha/beta hydrolase yields the protein MPEVIFPGPEGRLEGRFSPGPRPRAPVAMILHPHPQGGGTMNNAIVLALYKTFVRRGFATLRFNFRGVGKSQGVFDNGIGELSDAASALDWVQSVHPEAETTWIAGFSFGAWIGMQLLMRRPEARGFISIAPPASMYDFSFLAPCPASGIIVQGEADEVVTPIATQKLVDKLRTQRHITIEHKTIPTANHFFANEMDQLMKIVDDYLDFRLDPNCPIR from the coding sequence ATGCCCGAAGTCATCTTTCCCGGCCCCGAGGGCCGTCTCGAAGGCCGGTTCAGCCCCGGTCCCCGCCCGCGCGCGCCCGTCGCGATGATCCTGCACCCGCATCCGCAGGGCGGCGGCACGATGAACAACGCGATCGTGCTGGCGCTCTACAAGACCTTCGTGCGGCGCGGCTTCGCGACCCTGCGCTTCAATTTCCGCGGCGTCGGCAAGAGCCAGGGCGTGTTCGACAACGGCATCGGCGAATTGAGCGATGCGGCCTCCGCGCTCGACTGGGTGCAGTCCGTCCATCCCGAGGCGGAGACGACCTGGATCGCCGGCTTCAGCTTCGGCGCCTGGATCGGCATGCAGCTGCTGATGCGCCGCCCGGAAGCGCGCGGCTTCATATCGATCGCGCCGCCGGCGAGCATGTACGATTTCAGCTTCCTCGCCCCCTGCCCCGCCAGCGGCATCATCGTCCAGGGCGAGGCGGACGAGGTGGTGACGCCGATCGCCACCCAGAAGCTGGTCGACAAGCTGCGCACCCAGCGCCACATCACGATCGAGCACAAGACCATCCCGACCGCGAACCATTTCTTCGCCAACGAGATGGACCAGCTGATGAAGATCGTGGACGACTATCTCGATTTCCGGCTGGACCCGAACTGCCCGATCCGCTGA
- the rpoH gene encoding RNA polymerase sigma factor RpoH, with product MAGRNVPATIPASGGEAGLNRYLSEIKKFPILTPEEEYMLAKRWTEHQDTDAAAKLVNSHLRLVAKIAMGYRGYGLPTSELISEGNIGLMQGVKKFEPERGFRLATYAMWWIRASIQEYILRSWSLVKMGTTAAQKKLFFNLRRMKNRIEAFEDGDLKPEDVTKIATDLGVTEEDVISMNRRMAMGGDTSLNVPLRDDSEGSWQDFLVDNEPLQDERVAEAEEARMRHDLLVEALEALNERERHILTERRLTDEPKTLEELSQVYDVSRERIRQIEVRAFEKLQKALMNLAGERRLLPAA from the coding sequence ATGGCAGGACGCAATGTTCCGGCGACGATCCCCGCGAGCGGCGGCGAGGCAGGCCTCAACCGCTATCTTTCGGAGATCAAGAAGTTTCCGATCCTGACGCCGGAAGAGGAATATATGCTGGCCAAGCGCTGGACGGAGCATCAGGACACCGATGCCGCCGCCAAGCTGGTCAATTCCCACCTTAGGCTCGTCGCGAAGATCGCGATGGGCTATCGCGGCTATGGCCTGCCCACGTCCGAGCTGATCTCCGAGGGCAATATCGGCCTGATGCAGGGCGTGAAGAAGTTCGAGCCGGAACGGGGCTTCCGCCTCGCCACCTATGCGATGTGGTGGATCCGTGCCTCGATCCAGGAATATATCCTGCGCTCCTGGTCACTCGTGAAGATGGGTACCACGGCGGCGCAGAAGAAGCTGTTCTTCAACCTGCGCCGGATGAAGAACCGCATCGAGGCGTTCGAGGACGGCGACCTCAAGCCCGAGGACGTGACCAAGATCGCCACCGATCTCGGCGTCACCGAAGAGGACGTCATCTCGATGAACCGCCGCATGGCGATGGGCGGCGACACCTCGCTGAACGTCCCCCTGCGCGACGACAGCGAGGGGAGCTGGCAGGATTTCCTGGTCGACAACGAGCCGCTGCAGGACGAGCGGGTCGCCGAGGCCGAGGAGGCGCGGATGCGCCACGATCTGCTCGTCGAGGCGCTGGAGGCGCTGAACGAGCGCGAGCGGCACATCCTGACCGAGCGGCGGCTGACCGACGAGCCCAAGACGCTGGAGGAGCTTTCGCAGGTTTACGACGTGAGCCGCGAACGCATCCGCCAGATCGAGGTCCGCGCGTTCGAGAAGCTCCAGAAGGCGCTGATGAACCTGGCCGGCGAACGGCGGCTGCTGCCGGCGGCCTAG
- a CDS encoding type III PLP-dependent enzyme: protein MHTHHNALGLASALKPVQPVTLIRPHAARRAARFFVEKFPGRSLYAVKANPSPDLLQILWESGVTHYDVASIAEVRLVAETLPEATLCFMHPVKAEEAIREAYFTHKVRTFSLDTLEELEKIVRATDGATDLELLVRIRVSSDHAKLSLAAKFGAEPDEVKALLMATRQVADALGICFHVGSQAMTPAAYAEAMERVRAAIVEAAVTVDIVDVGGGFPSWYPGMEPPPLETYFEVIHRAFEDLPISYSAELWCEPGRALCAEYASLLVRVEKRRGDTLYINDGAYGALFDAAHVGWRFPVKLLREPESETKDMAFSFYGPTCDDLDHMAGPFLLPADVNAGDYIEIGMLGAYGCAMRTQFNGFGADMKVIAEDEPMASLYLGDARAQAVPSNVVTL, encoded by the coding sequence TTGCACACGCACCATAATGCGCTGGGGCTAGCGTCCGCCCTTAAGCCGGTCCAGCCGGTTACGCTCATTCGTCCGCACGCCGCCCGGCGCGCCGCCCGCTTCTTCGTCGAGAAGTTTCCGGGCCGGTCGCTCTATGCGGTGAAGGCCAATCCCTCGCCGGATCTGCTCCAGATCCTGTGGGAAAGCGGCGTCACGCATTACGACGTGGCCTCGATCGCCGAGGTGCGGCTCGTGGCGGAGACGCTGCCGGAGGCGACGCTCTGCTTCATGCATCCGGTGAAGGCCGAGGAAGCGATTCGCGAGGCCTATTTCACGCACAAGGTGCGGACCTTCTCGCTCGACACGCTCGAGGAGCTGGAGAAGATCGTGCGCGCCACGGATGGGGCCACCGATCTCGAGCTGCTGGTCCGCATCCGCGTCTCCTCCGATCATGCCAAGCTCAGCCTCGCCGCCAAGTTCGGCGCGGAGCCGGACGAGGTGAAGGCGCTGCTGATGGCGACCCGCCAGGTCGCCGACGCGCTCGGCATCTGCTTCCATGTCGGCAGCCAGGCGATGACGCCGGCCGCCTATGCCGAAGCGATGGAGCGGGTGCGCGCGGCGATCGTCGAGGCGGCGGTCACGGTCGACATCGTCGATGTCGGCGGCGGCTTCCCCTCCTGGTATCCCGGCATGGAGCCGCCGCCGCTGGAGACCTATTTCGAGGTCATCCACCGCGCGTTCGAGGATCTGCCGATTTCCTATTCGGCGGAGCTTTGGTGCGAACCCGGCCGGGCCTTGTGCGCGGAATATGCCAGCCTGCTGGTCCGCGTCGAGAAGCGCCGCGGCGACACGCTCTACATCAACGACGGCGCCTATGGCGCGCTGTTCGATGCGGCGCATGTCGGCTGGCGCTTTCCGGTGAAGCTGCTGCGCGAGCCGGAATCCGAGACGAAGGACATGGCGTTCAGCTTCTACGGGCCGACCTGCGACGATCTCGATCACATGGCCGGGCCGTTCCTGCTGCCCGCCGACGTCAATGCCGGCGACTATATCGAGATCGGCATGCTCGGCGCCTATGGCTGCGCGATGCGGACCCAGTTCAACGGCTTCGGCGCGGACATGAAGGTGATCGCCGAGGACGAGCCGATGGCGAGCCTGTACCTCGGCGACGCGCGGGCACAGGCGGTTCCGTCCAACGTCGTAACGCTGTAA
- a CDS encoding cysteine desulfurase, with protein sequence MLYLDYQATTPLAPEALEAMLLWLDGPGGDGFANPASPYRAGRAASAAVEVARDAVAALLPPGGQVHFTSGATEALNWALACGARIAPGGLAGSAIEHQAALQCLESRGAALIPVGADGLVPSPDEASLPENGIVALMLVNNEVGTIQPVADYAAAAHAKGSLLLCDAVQGYGRMAIPAGPDLIAISAHKIHGPKGIGALWVRDGVRLPPLLLGGGQEHGMRSGTVSPALVAGFGAAARLAAERMEEDAAHVVRLWEIALELLPDWTINGSATHRYRGNLNIRRDGVNGVRLLSDVREVAFSLGSACGSGSGKTSHVLRAMGLSEAETHASIRLGFGRYTSEAELREAFALLNDAAERQLRFAA encoded by the coding sequence ATGTTGTACTTGGATTATCAGGCCACGACCCCGCTCGCGCCCGAGGCGCTGGAGGCGATGCTGCTTTGGCTCGACGGTCCGGGCGGCGACGGCTTCGCCAATCCGGCCAGCCCGTATCGCGCCGGCCGCGCCGCGTCGGCGGCGGTCGAGGTGGCGCGCGATGCGGTCGCGGCGCTGCTCCCGCCGGGCGGCCAGGTCCATTTCACCTCCGGGGCGACGGAGGCGCTGAACTGGGCGCTGGCCTGCGGCGCGCGGATCGCGCCGGGCGGCCTGGCGGGCAGCGCGATCGAGCATCAGGCGGCGCTGCAATGCCTGGAAAGCCGGGGCGCGGCGCTCATTCCGGTCGGCGCGGACGGCCTGGTGCCGTCACCCGATGAGGCGAGCCTGCCGGAAAACGGCATCGTCGCGCTGATGCTGGTCAACAACGAGGTCGGGACGATCCAGCCGGTCGCGGACTATGCCGCCGCCGCGCACGCGAAAGGCAGCCTGCTGCTGTGCGACGCGGTGCAGGGCTATGGCCGGATGGCGATCCCGGCAGGTCCGGACCTGATCGCGATCAGCGCGCACAAGATTCATGGGCCCAAGGGCATCGGCGCCCTGTGGGTGCGCGACGGCGTGCGCCTGCCGCCCTTGCTGCTCGGCGGCGGGCAGGAGCATGGTATGCGTTCGGGCACGGTCTCGCCCGCTCTGGTCGCCGGCTTCGGTGCGGCGGCGCGGCTGGCGGCCGAGCGGATGGAGGAGGATGCGGCCCATGTCGTGCGGCTGTGGGAGATCGCGCTGGAGCTGCTGCCCGACTGGACGATCAATGGTTCCGCCACGCATCGCTATCGCGGCAATCTCAACATCCGGCGCGACGGGGTGAACGGCGTGCGGCTGCTGTCGGACGTGCGCGAGGTCGCCTTCAGCCTGGGCAGCGCCTGCGGCAGCGGCTCGGGCAAGACCAGCCATGTGCTGCGCGCCATGGGCCTGTCGGAAGCCGAGACCCATGCCAGCATCCGCCTCGGCTTCGGCCGCTACACGAGCGAAGCGGAGCTGCGCGAGGCGTTTGCCCTGCTCAACGACGCGGCGGAGCGCCAGCTTCGCTTCGCCGCATGA
- the bla gene encoding class A beta-lactamase gives MGRGGQGAGIDRRSVLLGGAVFPIAAVSHAQDVDPLEIEEALARQRARLGSGGRLGVAAWDGGNRRVGLDAHSRYAMCSTFKLPLAAAILAGAELERWSLADEIQFDEYDLLDYAPTVRAGLERGRMSIEALCAAAMLVSDNSAANLLLARLGGPRELTAFLRRCGDRVTRLDRIEPDLNTNLPGDVRDTTTPGAMVALMWTLLFGEVLGRSSRLKLVSWMARATTGRDRLRAGIPGDWRVGDKTGTGANGAYNDIAFALTPRRVPVLIACYASGGDASADERADIHAEVGRIVASAFS, from the coding sequence ATGGGACGAGGGGGGCAAGGCGCGGGGATCGATCGCCGATCGGTGCTGCTCGGCGGCGCCGTGTTCCCGATCGCCGCCGTGTCCCACGCCCAGGACGTCGATCCGCTTGAGATCGAGGAAGCACTGGCCCGCCAGCGCGCGCGCCTCGGCTCCGGCGGCCGGCTCGGCGTAGCCGCCTGGGACGGCGGTAACCGACGGGTCGGCCTGGATGCGCACAGCCGCTACGCGATGTGCTCAACCTTCAAGCTGCCGCTCGCCGCCGCGATCCTCGCCGGCGCGGAGCTGGAGCGCTGGTCGCTTGCCGACGAGATCCAGTTCGATGAATATGACCTGCTCGATTACGCCCCCACCGTGCGCGCCGGTCTCGAGCGCGGGCGGATGTCGATCGAGGCCTTGTGCGCTGCCGCGATGCTGGTCAGCGACAACAGCGCCGCCAATCTGCTCCTCGCCCGGCTCGGCGGCCCGCGCGAGCTCACCGCCTTCCTGCGTCGTTGCGGCGATAGGGTGACGCGGCTCGACCGGATCGAGCCCGATCTCAACACCAATCTGCCCGGCGACGTGCGCGACACGACGACGCCCGGCGCGATGGTCGCTCTGATGTGGACCTTGCTGTTCGGCGAGGTTCTGGGCCGCTCCTCGCGGCTCAAGCTGGTGTCCTGGATGGCGCGCGCGACGACCGGGCGCGACCGGCTGCGCGCCGGCATCCCGGGCGACTGGCGCGTCGGCGACAAGACCGGCACCGGGGCCAACGGGGCCTATAACGACATCGCGTTCGCGCTGACGCCGCGCCGCGTGCCCGTGCTCATCGCCTGCTATGCCAGCGGCGGCGATGCCTCGGCAGACGAGCGCGCCGACATTCATGCCGAGGTAGGCAGGATCGTCGCCTCCGCCTTTTCCTGA
- a CDS encoding YbaB/EbfC family nucleoid-associated protein gives MPNMDDILKMAQEAQAKLMEAQNNLDKIEVEGVSGGGLVKIRASAKGRIIAVDIDESLLAPSEKQMVEDLIAAALNDARGKADAASAEAMQNVAGGLPLPPGFKMPF, from the coding sequence ATGCCCAATATGGACGACATCCTGAAGATGGCCCAGGAGGCCCAGGCCAAGCTGATGGAGGCCCAGAACAATCTCGACAAGATCGAGGTGGAGGGCGTCTCGGGCGGCGGCCTGGTGAAGATCAGGGCGTCGGCCAAGGGCCGGATCATCGCCGTGGACATCGACGAAAGCCTGCTCGCGCCCAGCGAAAAGCAGATGGTCGAGGATCTGATCGCCGCCGCGCTCAACGATGCGCGCGGGAAGGCCGACGCGGCGAGCGCGGAAGCGATGCAGAACGTCGCCGGCGGCCTGCCCCTCCCGCCGGGCTTCAAGATGCCGTTCTAG
- a CDS encoding threonine/serine dehydratase → MTNRQPTMSGVAAAAARIAGAVTRTPLLPLDHGGRRCWIKAECLQQGGAFKLRGATNRLMQLSEAERARGVVAFSSGNHAQGVALAARRLGIAATIVMPADAPAVKVAGTRAYGAGIVFYDRATESREEIGARLAAERGCVLVPSFDDVDVIEGQGSVGVEIAGQLGGPPPLVIVPCGGGGLSAGIALALPDSEIVVAEPEGWDDMTRSLALGEIVPVEQPAPPTRCDALQTTLVSPLTFDALHGAGARGVAVSEDEIAAAMVFAFRHLQLVVEPGGAVALAALLGGKAGEVPDGGVVVLSGGNVDPALFAQILAA, encoded by the coding sequence ATGACGAATCGACAGCCCACGATGAGCGGTGTCGCCGCTGCGGCGGCGCGCATCGCCGGCGCGGTGACTCGCACGCCGCTCCTGCCGCTCGATCATGGCGGCCGGCGCTGCTGGATCAAGGCGGAATGTCTGCAACAGGGCGGGGCCTTCAAGCTGAGGGGCGCGACCAACCGGCTGATGCAATTGAGCGAGGCGGAGCGCGCGCGCGGCGTCGTCGCCTTCTCGTCCGGCAATCATGCCCAGGGCGTGGCGCTGGCGGCGCGGCGGCTGGGCATCGCCGCGACGATCGTGATGCCCGCCGACGCGCCGGCGGTGAAGGTGGCGGGCACGCGCGCTTACGGCGCCGGGATCGTCTTCTACGACCGCGCCACCGAAAGCCGCGAGGAGATCGGCGCGCGACTCGCCGCCGAGCGCGGCTGCGTGCTGGTGCCGAGCTTCGACGATGTCGACGTGATCGAGGGGCAGGGCAGCGTCGGCGTCGAGATCGCCGGGCAACTCGGCGGGCCGCCGCCGCTGGTCATCGTGCCCTGCGGTGGCGGTGGTCTGTCCGCCGGCATCGCGCTGGCCTTGCCCGACAGCGAGATCGTCGTCGCCGAGCCGGAGGGCTGGGACGACATGACCCGCTCGCTCGCCTTGGGCGAGATCGTTCCGGTCGAGCAGCCCGCCCCGCCGACCCGCTGCGACGCGCTGCAGACGACTCTGGTGTCCCCGCTCACATTCGACGCGCTGCACGGCGCCGGCGCGCGCGGCGTGGCGGTGAGCGAAGACGAGATCGCCGCCGCCATGGTCTTCGCCTTCCGCCATTTGCAGCTGGTGGTGGAGCCCGGCGGCGCGGTCGCGCTGGCGGCGCTGCTCGGCGGCAAGGCCGGCGAAGTGCCGGACGGCGGCGTCGTGGTGCTGTCCGGCGGCAATGTCGATCCGGCGCTCTTCGCGCAAATTCTCGCGGCCTGA
- a CDS encoding DNA polymerase III subunit gamma/tau, which produces MSDSPQPYRVLARKYRPQGFAELIGQEAMVRTLGNAIRRDRLAHAFLLTGVRGVGKTSTARLIAKALNCIGPDGQGGPTIDPCGQCEPCRAIAEGRHIDVVEMDAASHTGVDDVREIIEAVRYAAVSARYKIYIVDEVHMLSKNAFNALLKTLEEPPAHVKFLFATTEVNKVPITVLSRCQRFDLRRIPADRLAAHFAHVAKEEDVEIEPEALALIARAAEGSARDGLSMLDQAIAHGAGAVTAAQVREMLGLSDRGAVRRLLGLVLAGDAPGALAALEEQYDLGVEPAAVLRGLLEAVHGITRAKVGGALDPAQSAEEREAYDDWSGKLSYAAIHRLWQLLLKGLGEIQAAPSPLEAAEMALLRVIHASELPDPGELAAKLARGEAAAPSAPAAPKGEEQGALLKLPDSFPALIDTLAHNGKAHVAQQLHDFVGLIAYAPPELAIRPVKPLASDFARELAAALKSVTGALWQVRIADEPAARSLRDQEKADEQRVRQEVLDSPVVQAALEAFPGAELVSHPPDAKQRSA; this is translated from the coding sequence ATGTCCGATTCTCCCCAGCCCTATCGCGTCCTCGCCCGCAAATATCGTCCGCAGGGCTTTGCCGAGCTGATCGGGCAGGAGGCGATGGTCCGGACGCTCGGTAATGCGATCAGGCGCGACCGGCTCGCCCACGCCTTCCTGCTTACCGGGGTGCGCGGGGTCGGCAAGACCTCGACGGCGCGGCTGATCGCCAAGGCGCTGAACTGCATCGGGCCGGACGGGCAGGGTGGCCCGACCATCGATCCGTGCGGCCAATGCGAGCCGTGCCGGGCGATCGCGGAAGGCCGGCATATCGACGTGGTCGAGATGGACGCCGCCAGCCATACCGGCGTCGACGACGTGCGCGAAATCATCGAGGCGGTGCGCTATGCCGCCGTCTCCGCGCGCTACAAGATCTACATCGTGGACGAGGTCCACATGCTGTCCAAGAACGCGTTCAACGCGCTGCTGAAAACGCTCGAGGAGCCGCCCGCCCACGTCAAGTTCCTGTTCGCCACGACCGAGGTGAACAAGGTCCCGATCACCGTCCTGTCGCGTTGTCAGCGCTTCGATCTGCGCCGTATCCCGGCCGACAGGCTCGCCGCGCATTTCGCTCATGTCGCGAAAGAAGAGGACGTGGAGATCGAGCCCGAGGCGCTGGCGCTGATCGCGCGGGCGGCGGAGGGTTCCGCGCGTGACGGCCTCTCCATGCTCGATCAGGCGATCGCGCACGGCGCCGGTGCGGTGACGGCGGCGCAGGTGCGCGAGATGCTGGGCCTGTCCGATCGCGGCGCGGTGCGCCGGCTGCTCGGCCTGGTCCTGGCCGGCGATGCGCCCGGCGCGCTGGCCGCGCTGGAGGAACAATACGATCTGGGCGTCGAGCCGGCGGCGGTGCTGCGCGGGCTGCTGGAGGCCGTCCACGGCATCACCCGCGCCAAGGTCGGTGGCGCGCTCGATCCGGCCCAGTCGGCGGAGGAGCGCGAGGCCTATGACGATTGGTCCGGCAAGCTCTCCTACGCCGCCATCCACCGCCTCTGGCAGTTGCTGCTGAAAGGCCTGGGCGAGATCCAGGCCGCGCCGTCGCCGCTGGAGGCCGCCGAAATGGCGCTGCTGCGCGTCATCCACGCCTCCGAGCTGCCCGATCCGGGCGAGCTGGCCGCGAAGCTGGCGCGCGGCGAGGCGGCCGCGCCGTCCGCGCCCGCCGCACCGAAAGGCGAAGAGCAGGGCGCCCTGCTCAAGCTGCCGGATAGCTTTCCGGCGCTGATCGACACGCTCGCCCACAATGGCAAGGCGCATGTCGCGCAGCAACTCCACGATTTCGTCGGCCTGATCGCCTATGCGCCGCCCGAGCTCGCCATCCGCCCCGTCAAGCCGCTGGCGAGCGATTTCGCGCGCGAGCTTGCCGCCGCGCTCAAATCGGTTACCGGGGCACTCTGGCAGGTCCGCATCGCGGACGAGCCGGCGGCGCGCTCCCTGCGCGATCAGGAGAAGGCGGACGAGCAGCGGGTGCGCCAGGAGGTGCTGGACTCGCCGGTCGTCCAGGCGGCGCTTGAAGCCTTTCCCGGCGCGGAGCTGGTCAGCCACCCGCCCGACGCAAAACAACGGAGTGCGTGA